Proteins from a genomic interval of Watersipora subatra chromosome 10, tzWatSuba1.1, whole genome shotgun sequence:
- the LOC137406229 gene encoding uncharacterized protein: MDSRVLLIIGALVAGCFARSCYNCVDCETDENMKIDCTIISSSDSCYATYDKANDRVSKSCGAYELDQYNFKNGCTTRNGATICRCRSDYCNTDSLISSSPNFAASFALVLFGLLVANLF; the protein is encoded by the exons GCGCACTCGTTGCGGGATGCTTCGCAAGGTCATGCTACAACTGCGTAGACTGTGAAACAGATGAAAATATGAAGATTGACTGCACAATCATATCAAGTTCAGACTCTTGCTATGCCACCTATGACAAGGCTAACGACAGAG TGAGCAAGTCTTGCGGAGCCTATGAGCTAGACCAGTACAACTTCAAAAATGGCTGCACTACCAGAAATGGTGCAACAATTTGCCGATGCAGATCTGACTACTGCAACACTGATTCCCTAATATCCAGCTCTCCAAATTTCGCTGCCAGCTTTGCCCTTGTTCTTTTTGGGCTACTCGTAGCAAATTTGTTCTAA